In Edaphobacter aggregans, the sequence GAGCGAGAAGATCGACTACGTCTGTAGCCAGAGTGGCGACGAAACGGCCGTTGGCGGCGTAGGCTGCGGTGTTCCAGGTCTGACCTTTGGGGGTGGCGGTGGGCTGGGCCTGCGTGTCTTCCATAGGCTCATTGTTTCGCGCGGGTGTTGCGATGCGCCAGCAGGATAAGCATTTTCTAGTGGGTCATAAGCGAGACGGCATGATCGCGCTTTAGTGTTGCAGGAGTTCCTGGAGGACGATTGCGTCGTTGTGCTGCTCGTCTTTTACGCCGTAGAGAAGGGTCACTGGGCCTTTGGCTATTGCTTGTTTCAGGACTGCCAAATGCTCGCTGTTGTGTTTGAGCTCGGCGTGGTAGCGGGTTTTGAAGTCTGCCCATTTGGCGGGATCGTGAGCGAACCACTTGCGGAGCTCGGTGCTGGGTGCGATCTCTTTCAACCACAGATCGACGCGGGCCTTCTTTTTCGATAAGCCTCGCGGCCAGAGGCGATCGATTAGAATTCTGGTTCCGTCGTTGGCGTTTGGTTCGTCGTAGACGCGTTTGATGGTTAGTTTCATCGTGTGCGGACGCTAGGTACCGTAGCCGCGGTGTTTCATGGCCAGCAGCTCCTGTTCGCTTGGCCAGGAGATGGTTAGTAGGAAGGCGGAGTCTTCGAGGGCCTCTATTTCGTGCCTGATCGAAGCACCAAGGGTGAGGAGATTTCCAGTTGTCAGATCACGGGCCTTGCCTTTGACGACAAAGCGTATCTGCCCCTTGAGGATCTGCACGGAGATGGTGCCGTCGGCGTGGTGCTCCTTCATTTTCGCGGAGGGCTCCATTGTGATCAGCACGGTTCTGAAATCGGGTTTCTTGAAGAGAGTCTTTGCGTAGTGGCCGGACGGCCAGGGCTTTTTACTTTCACACTCCGCGATCTCCTGTATGAGATCGAACTGGGCGACATGGTCGATCATGTTGCCGTCATCTTTTGAGGTGGTCATCTCTGTTAACCTCCCGTCCGCACACATCCTATGCCTTATGGGGTTTCGCTGCACTTCGGCTGGTGGTTGAGTTGCATATACTTGTGTTTCGCTTGTACGTGGCGTGGCGAGCGGAATGAACGAGTTCAGGAGTGGATACATGGCGGAGATGATGACGGCAGCGGTAGAGTTTGCGCAGAAGAATCGGGTGCGTTTTGTCGATGAGTTGAAGGCGCTGTTGCGGATTCCTTCGGTGTCGACGCTGCCGGAGCATGTTGGCGATGTACGGCGTGCGGCGGAGTTCGTTGCGGCGGAGCTGGAGCGGATTGGGATGGAGAATGTCCGGCTGATAGAGACGTCGACGGATGAGCGGGTGATCGCGGATGCTTCGGGACATGCGCTGCTGGTTCCGGCGCGACATGGGCATCCGCTAGTCTATGCGGATTGGCTGCATGTTGAAGGTGGTCCGACGGTGCTTTGCTATGGGCACTATGATGTGCAGCCGGCTGAGCCTCTGGATGAGTGGAAATCGCCGCCGTTTGAGCCGACGGAGCGCGATGGGAACATCTATGCGCGCGGTGCGGTGGATGACAAGGGACAGATGTGGATGCATGTGAAGGCGCTGGAATCGCTGTTTGTCGCGGGTGGCGGGAAGCTGCCGGTGAATGTAAGGGTGATCGTTGAGGGTGAGGAAGAGGTCGGCGGCGAGGGGATTGCCCGGTTTGTCCGTGAGCATGGGGATGAGCTGAAGGCAGATGTTGCGCTGGTGAGCGATACGGAGATGTTCGCGCCAGAGCTGCCGACTTTGTGCGTCGGGCTGCGGGGGATGATTTATACGGAGATCGAGGTGCGGGGGGCTCGGACGGATCTGCACTCGGGGATGTATGGCGGGGCGGCTCCAAATCCTTTTGTGGCGCTGGCGCAGGTGATTGCGAAGCTGAAGGATGATGAAGGGAAGATTTTGATTCCGGGCTTCTGCGACAAGGTAGCGAAGCCGACTGCCGATGAGTTGAAGGCGTGGAAGGCGCTGCCGTTCGATGAAGAGCACTATCGCGAGACCGAGGTTGGTTCGGTTACGCTGACGGGCGAGCCGGGGTATAGCGTACTGGAACGGACGTGGGCGAGGCCGACGCTTGATGTGCATGGGATGCCGGGAGGATTTATTGGCGCGGGCGCGAAGACGGTGATTCCGGCGAGGGCGCTGGCGAAGGTGAGCATGCGGCTGGTTCCGGATATGACTCCGGCGGAGAGCTTTGCGAAGTACAAGGCTTATGTGGAGTCGATTGTGCCGAAGGGCGTGGAGCTTCAGGTGCGGATGATTCATTCGGGCGACCCGATTGTGGTGAGTACGGATAATGCATATGTGAAGGCTGCGACTGAGGCGATGCATGAGGTCTTCGGGAAGGAGACGGTGTTTGTGCGTGGCGGCGGCTCGATTCCGATTGTGGGTGACTTCGTGCGAGAGCTGAAGATTCCGACGGTGATGATGGGGTTTGGGCTGCCGGACGACAATCTGCATGCTCCGAATGAGAAGTTTCATCTGGCGAACTTTCATCGTGGCATCGAGTCGATTGTGAGGTTTCTGAGCGGAGTGGGGGCTTAGGTGCTCTGGCGGCGTCCTGCGGAGATTGGGGGGTATGTCCTGGCGGGTGGGCGAAGCTCGCGGATGGGACAGGACAAGGCTTTGCTGGAGCTTGCCGGCAAGCCGCTGGTGCTGCATGCTGTGGTGAAGCTTCGCCGTGTATGTATGGAGGTGAGCGTTCTTGGCAACAATCCGGCACTGGACGCCTATGCACCGTTGGTGAACGACCTGCACCCGGAGTGCGGGCC encodes:
- a CDS encoding cupin domain-containing protein, with amino-acid sequence MTTSKDDGNMIDHVAQFDLIQEIAECESKKPWPSGHYAKTLFKKPDFRTVLITMEPSAKMKEHHADGTISVQILKGQIRFVVKGKARDLTTGNLLTLGASIRHEIEALEDSAFLLTISWPSEQELLAMKHRGYGT
- a CDS encoding dipeptidase, whose product is MMTAAVEFAQKNRVRFVDELKALLRIPSVSTLPEHVGDVRRAAEFVAAELERIGMENVRLIETSTDERVIADASGHALLVPARHGHPLVYADWLHVEGGPTVLCYGHYDVQPAEPLDEWKSPPFEPTERDGNIYARGAVDDKGQMWMHVKALESLFVAGGGKLPVNVRVIVEGEEEVGGEGIARFVREHGDELKADVALVSDTEMFAPELPTLCVGLRGMIYTEIEVRGARTDLHSGMYGGAAPNPFVALAQVIAKLKDDEGKILIPGFCDKVAKPTADELKAWKALPFDEEHYRETEVGSVTLTGEPGYSVLERTWARPTLDVHGMPGGFIGAGAKTVIPARALAKVSMRLVPDMTPAESFAKYKAYVESIVPKGVELQVRMIHSGDPIVVSTDNAYVKAATEAMHEVFGKETVFVRGGGSIPIVGDFVRELKIPTVMMGFGLPDDNLHAPNEKFHLANFHRGIESIVRFLSGVGA
- a CDS encoding DUF488 domain-containing protein, with amino-acid sequence MKLTIKRVYDEPNANDGTRILIDRLWPRGLSKKKARVDLWLKEIAPSTELRKWFAHDPAKWADFKTRYHAELKHNSEHLAVLKQAIAKGPVTLLYGVKDEQHNDAIVLQELLQH